aagaaattaattatacaaaccACGATCTTAATTATTTAGTCctaaaagaaaattcttattTAGCCTCTTGTCCCCCTGTTTGCTGTCTGCATGAcattaactcaattaatttcGAAAGAttgcaagatatatatatatatatatatatatatatatattatgtgatCGTTCGTTCATTTACCATTTAAGTGGGTGGTGATATCATTCTATGACCTTGTTGTGGAACGTTCCTGAAACAGTTCATCACCATAGTTTCTTTTATAATgttttgcttataattttaatagataCGCTTACATAACATATACTAGTTGAAGTAATTACTTGTCAAGAATCTAGGGTTTGCTTGTGCATGGCTTACTCTATATGTCCATGTTCATATTATACATCTCAAAGTTGActtagtaaaaatatattatgtcaAGATTAAGTATATGGTAGTTATACATATGTTGTTAAATTCTTGGTGGAGAGATCGCCAAGAGCTCCAACAAACTTTGAATATTGGTGGGTTTTTGTACTTGCGTTTCATCTTCTCAAGgcatcatttaaattttatcggttcacatgcatgcatataaaaaatagaggatTGCGAAGTATGAGACACTGTTATTCTATGTACTTCATGCACGTATTTTATACTACGTACGTAGTTGATAGAAAATATTGTGTTCATCAACAGAATTTTCAGCTCTAAATTCCCTAATGTATAAAGAATTTATAGCATGATCTAAGAAgataaacttgtttttgatCCTGTCCGTTGGGTTATAAGAACATGAGCTAGGGCACGTGGTCTAGGCTTGTGGCAGAGATTTGTCTCGTGAATATCAAAATAACACGTAGATGATTTTTTTGGCGGGGGTGATGGACGATCCACTTGTGTTTCTGGCCACCAAAATGGATGTTGATATGGTGATGCAATAGAACTTCTGGGCATGTCTGTTCTGCATGGAATATGGgtgaagttttcttttcttaaaggATAAAAGAGGTCTTGTGTGTTCCATGAGTTTTGCAGAGTGAGGCAGGTGATTTTAGGCTAGAgagaaacaattaaaataacgtGGGCCTGGTACTACTACATAGATCAAGTCCAATTTACCAGCAGATCTTTCAACACTCAAGCACCCAGGTTAGCCCGTGTTGTTTTCAGTTTGAGCCTAATGAATGGGTTCTGTGGAGCCATTTTTATGTATGGGAGCCCACTttaacataataattttaaattacatataATCTGATGATAACCCAATCAGGATAAACTAAAGCtaattgagatttgagacccATAAActttattcaacaaaaaaaaaaaaaccaaggtaAAATCAAGCTATGAGAAAATTTTTAATGtatacaaatattaaagttatgagaaaatttttaacaattttattagAATTGACCAACAAGTTAAGTTAACATTGACATTTTTTACTTGACTTTTTATCTAACcactaatttaaattatatcgtttaaaaattattcaaaataatttatttaacttgatgagtaaaaaaatatatgaaaatttggtaaaaatatagtttaatttaaaaaacttttaaaataatatttatatatatatatatatcaagacaGTGATACATTAGATCTATCCATAGATCATAGTTTAACCCACCAAAGTCGTGACATGAGTAATGAATTTCAATAAGTTTAataatcttgttttatttttttttacttaattatatgataataaaaataaatatttagatataAATCTAATGTTGGGATTTTATTTGAgactatgataattttataaaaaatcaaattaaaacaaaataaaaattaattaaaaatcaactaaattttGAAAGAACGTCTTGACGTTGAATTTGcgcttgattttgtaaaatttagtttagattttttgttttacaaatgatttaaaatagagggcctaaattaaaattaaggaaACAAATACAACCCTTTTCGAATTCAAGCACATAAATCAAggcaagaaaagaaaggaaaaataaatagatcacGGAAAGAAATACCAATAATACATCATCGACACGCGCCACCTTTAGAATAAACCTCTTTTGAGCTGATTCTAACGGCATCAAAAAATACTTCCATCGGTGCTTGAAAGTAGCCGCACGAGCCTCTCCAATGTGACATACTTCCTCAACTGTTGGTGCTTGAGCTACACAcgctagattttttttcatcttctatCAATTTGGTCCTAGATTATTTACTAactcttcaattcaatcctgaATTTCATCCCAATCAAGCTTGTCtcttttaatttggtccctGATTCTCCATTAACTCTTGAATTCAATTACGAATTTCATCTTACATGAGCCTACTGAAGGCATTATCCGGGAGAGAAGAAGGGAAGAGAGAAGAATAGACAAAATGGAATAATTAGTCCTGAGTGCAGCCCAATCAAACCCACCGAGGAGAGAGAGCATATTGTCATGCCTAGAAACAAGTAATGACACAGCCAAGTTCGGTTCGGCAGTTTTGCCTTGTTCGACCAAGTTAATAAAATTcattgttgttttaatatttttaaataaaaatattaaattcatattgttttcgaaataatattttttttaaaaaaaattcaaatcaaaattttgctAACTCAATCGCTTTTAAAGTTCACTCAACATGTCTTTTGACCCATACTTAATCAGCTCTCACAAAGTTTGGTGAGAAGCTCGAACAAGTTGACTAGTCACCGTGATAATTCACTGGAAttgattaagtttaataatattagctAAAAGTTCCCAATGACAACACACatgattatatatttaataaaaatattaaaagatagtAGCcacatcaaatatatatatatatatatatatatattattaattgaaatagtattttgtatttttttatttaattttatcattaaacattaaatttttaaaaaaattatattatataatttctatcattttttttctgtttatatactagttttataaaacaaatttctcTCTCAAACTCAATGTTTAGCATtagatttgttaaaaataatactttataaattttatatttatttatttataaatttatcatgattttattatcTAAGTTGAGGGTTTAACAAATTAACTTagatttattcaaattattttttgttattttttctaattgattttttgttattttttaatattaaatttattgaaaattaagttaaattagtaatttagtttaaattaactaggtaatttttttttatttttttaaataaattaaacagagATGATTCAGTATATTTTATTACCACTATACACGCACATCACATTTTAagtttatgattaaaaatagtattaaaaGATATGCTAATTAATCTCAAGTGCAACAAGCCAATGACCAATAACCCATATAGAGACGAGAACACACACGaggtcaacaaaaataaatttattcatttcttgTTTTCGCTCTTTAGTTTCTTAACATAAAGCACCGTACATTGCGAATTTCACAAGGAGAGACAACAAGCCATTCTCAAATCAGATTCTGCTTACCTTGTTCAAAGATGCCAGAGAAGACATCCATTTGACCCTGAGGAAGGGCCAAGCCAATCTCAACTCCTCCTCCCCCATCTCTACATTCACAAAGATGGAAACTGCCTGAAGCATAAATATGGGGAACCTCAGTCTTTTTCGGCCTCCCCCACCCAAAATCTGTCTCGTAAGCACGCAACTTAGGTGACCCAGCAACAGTAACCAGCCTGCCTTGTTCAGACACTTCTTTCCACTTTGATATCCATTTCTCAGCCCCCACAAAAACCCCACTCTCCAATTCCTTGACCTTCTTACCAATTTCTCTAGCTGCCATGATGATCCCATTTTCTCCAAGTAACTCACTCTTCTTTGCAGGAACATAACATATTGCTAGACAGTTTCCAAAATATGTTGCTGGTAGTTTAACTTCAAGACGGTGTCTACAATCTGCCACAAAAACGAAGTAGTAAACCTTGTCATTATCAAGTAAATCACTTGCCTCCTTCTCTTGTGACTTTATCAAATTAACCCATGTAAAGGCACATGCTACCACAAATGTCGATACATGCACTTGACCTGGATAATTTTCCATGCATTGAATGGAGACCAGATCTTTCAGCCTCTCAATGTGGGTTTGCCCTATCGTAAATGTGACGCCAACCTTGTCTCTAAGTTGATCATCAGGGGTTGATCCCAAATCGTAATCCCAAGATGAAGCCCAATTCCACCAGTCCTTCGTAAAAATTGACTCCAGCTGGAATGGGTCTTTGATCCCTGACCTGTCATGAGACGGCGGTATTGACTTTTCAAGGCAAGCGCTGTCTTCTCTGGACCTAAAAATGGACGCCCAGGATTTCATGAAATGGCTAAAAGCCATCCCATCAGCTACCACGTGGCAAAATTTGGCACCGATGCAGATACCTGAATTCGGAAACACAGCTACTTGCAAGGCAAGAAGTGGCACTACACGTGTGTCATCTGATGTCACACGTGTGGGAGGCCACCTGGGGACAAAACATTGCAGTTCTCTAAGATCGACTCTGGCATGGTCTCCGATGACTTGGTCAAAATCCAGCATTGACTCAACAACAGTGAACGGGATCGAGTCACCATCTTTGAAGAGGATATAGGGTTTATGGGGTGATGGTGGGCACATAAGATTGGAGGCAAGAGGGAAAAAGTGTTGAAGAGTAAGGGAAAGAGAGTTTTTAAGAATAGGAAGGATGTTGTTCGTCAAGTAAAGAGTAGGGTAAGGGAATTCATAGAAGAAAAGGCGTTCCATGGGACGGCAAAGAAGCCATGGAAAGTCGAAGAAAGTGAGAGGGAGAGAGGTGGTGGGTACTGAGCCTTGTGGTGGAGAGACTCGGAAATGATCAATGACTTTTACA
This genomic interval from Populus nigra chromosome 11, ddPopNigr1.1, whole genome shotgun sequence contains the following:
- the LOC133668258 gene encoding coumaroyl-CoA:anthocyanidin 3-O-glucoside-6''-O-coumaroyltransferase 1-like isoform X1, whose translation is MAHSHPVKVIDHFRVSPPQGSVPTTSLPLTFFDFPWLLCRPMERLFFYEFPYPTLYLTNNILPILKNSLSLTLQHFFPLASNLMCPPSPHKPYILFKDGDSIPFTVVESMLDFDQVIGDHARVDLRELQCFVPRWPPTRVTSDDTRVVPLLALQVAVFPNSGICIGAKFCHVVADGMAFSHFMKSWASIFRSREDSACLEKSIPPSHDRSGIKDPFQLESIFTKDWWNWASSWDYDLGSTPDDQLRDKVGVTFTIGQTHIERLKDLVSIQCMENYPGQVHVSTFVVACAFTWVNLIKSQEKEASDLLDNDKVYYFVFVADCRHRLEVKLPATYFGNCLAICYVPAKKSELLGENGIIMAAREIGKKVKELESGVFVGAEKWISKWKEVSEQGRLVTVAGSPKLRAYETDFGWGRPKKTEVPHIYASGSFHLCECRDGGGGVEIGLALPQGQMDVFSGIFEQGKQNLI
- the LOC133668258 gene encoding coumaroyl-CoA:anthocyanidin 3-O-glucoside-6''-O-coumaroyltransferase 1-like isoform X2; its protein translation is MAHSHPVKVIDHFRVSPPQGSVPTTSLPLTFFDFPWLLCRPMERLFFYEFPYPTLYLTNNILPILKNSLSLTLQHFFPLASNLMCPPSPHKPYILFKDGDSIPFTVVESMLDFDQVIGDHARVDLRELQCFVPRWPPTRVTSDDTRVVPLLALQVAVFPNSGICIGAKFCHVVADGMAFSHFMKSWASIFRSREDSACLEKSIPPSHDRSGIKDPFQLESIFTKDWWNWASSWDYDLGSTPDDQLRDKVGVTFTIGQTHIERLKDLVSIQCMENYPDCRHRLEVKLPATYFGNCLAICYVPAKKSELLGENGIIMAAREIGKKVKELESGVFVGAEKWISKWKEVSEQGRLVTVAGSPKLRAYETDFGWGRPKKTEVPHIYASGSFHLCECRDGGGGVEIGLALPQGQMDVFSGIFEQGKQNLI